Proteins from a single region of Bradyrhizobium diazoefficiens:
- a CDS encoding glucan biosynthesis protein G, with the protein MNRRQLLRASALISAATVLRPTEAADATSDAAFGSSSVRELARTLASKSFEPPDEKLPDVLKDLNYDQYRSIRFLPEHALWRSEKLPFQAQFFHRGFFYKNRVDLFEVSDGRAVPIRYRRDDFSFGAGLGQWPDVDLGFAGFRIHAPINRPDYYDEVCVFLGASYFRAVAKGENYGLSARGLSIDTGEAKGEEFPVFKAFWLEKPAPNATSLVVHALLDSKSAVASYRFTIRPGDSTVFDVEMSLYPRVDLERAGLAPMTSMFFFGPNDRKDFDDFRPAVHDSDGLAISNGKGEQLWRPLNNPRDLQVSTFADLNPRGFGLMQRQKRYFAYQDLESRFERRPSLWVEPIGDWSEGAVVLFEIPTKEEIHDNIAAFWRPKQPLTAKKEHNFTYRLHWGPDMPKTESLARFTRTGIGSRGDDSKLFVLELMGEKLKGVDPKSIKGMVTAEKSEITNIVTEPNPETGGWRLSFQCSVKSQTPIELRAALVQNDAPISEVWIYRWTR; encoded by the coding sequence TTGAATCGCCGGCAACTTCTTCGCGCCTCGGCGCTGATCTCGGCTGCCACTGTGCTGCGGCCGACGGAGGCCGCCGATGCGACGTCGGACGCAGCGTTCGGCTCGTCATCCGTGCGAGAGCTGGCGCGCACTCTCGCCTCAAAGTCGTTTGAGCCGCCAGACGAGAAGTTGCCCGACGTACTGAAGGATCTCAACTACGACCAGTACCGGTCGATTCGTTTCCTGCCGGAGCACGCGTTGTGGCGCAGCGAGAAATTGCCATTCCAGGCTCAATTCTTTCACCGGGGATTTTTCTACAAGAACAGGGTCGACCTGTTCGAGGTGAGCGACGGTCGCGCCGTCCCGATACGATACCGGCGCGATGACTTCTCGTTCGGCGCAGGTCTCGGCCAATGGCCCGACGTCGATCTCGGCTTCGCCGGCTTCCGCATTCATGCGCCGATCAACCGGCCCGATTATTACGACGAGGTTTGCGTTTTCCTGGGCGCGAGCTACTTCCGCGCTGTCGCCAAGGGAGAGAATTACGGTCTGTCCGCCCGAGGGCTTTCGATCGACACCGGCGAGGCAAAGGGCGAGGAATTTCCCGTGTTCAAGGCGTTCTGGCTGGAGAAGCCGGCGCCGAACGCAACCTCCCTCGTCGTTCACGCCTTGCTGGACAGCAAGAGCGCCGTCGCAAGCTATCGCTTCACCATCCGCCCGGGCGACAGCACCGTCTTCGACGTCGAGATGTCGCTTTACCCAAGGGTCGATCTTGAACGCGCTGGTCTTGCTCCGATGACGAGTATGTTCTTTTTCGGTCCCAACGACCGCAAGGACTTCGATGATTTCCGGCCCGCGGTGCATGATTCCGATGGTCTTGCGATCTCGAACGGTAAGGGCGAGCAGCTCTGGCGTCCGCTCAACAATCCGCGCGATCTGCAGGTCAGCACATTCGCCGATCTCAATCCGCGTGGCTTCGGACTGATGCAGCGGCAGAAGCGCTACTTCGCCTATCAGGATTTGGAATCAAGGTTTGAACGGCGACCCAGCTTGTGGGTCGAGCCGATCGGCGATTGGAGCGAGGGGGCGGTGGTCTTGTTCGAGATCCCGACCAAGGAGGAAATCCACGACAACATCGCGGCATTCTGGCGTCCCAAGCAACCGCTCACGGCCAAGAAAGAGCACAATTTCACATACCGCCTGCACTGGGGGCCGGACATGCCGAAAACGGAGTCGCTGGCGCGGTTCACGCGGACTGGAATTGGCAGCCGAGGCGATGACAGCAAGCTGTTCGTGCTGGAGCTGATGGGCGAAAAGCTCAAGGGGGTCGATCCAAAAAGCATCAAGGGAATGGTAACCGCGGAAAAATCCGAGATCACCAACATTGTCACCGAGCCGAACCCGGAGACGGGAGGCTGGCGCTTGAGCTTTCAATGCTCGGTCAAGAGCCAAACGCCAATCGAATTGCGAGCTGCCCTGGTCCAGAATGATGCGCCGATCTCCGAGGTCTGGATCTATCGATGGACACGTTGA
- the mdoH gene encoding glucans biosynthesis glucosyltransferase MdoH has protein sequence MDTLKKSPSLVPSAVADRFLPRESALSMEPCRLDRPKEPRRRPASLQAALPLRRLFIFAGTALLTAAGGYQMYGVVKVGGVTVLEALLLALFLVLLAWIAFSFMSAVAGFLVLLTRRQGGLAIDRDGPLPALSSRTAMLLPTYNEDPHHVMARLRAMYESIAATGQDALFDWFLLSDSTDPDIWICEEMTFIALRRACGAQRLYYRHRSDNTARKSGNIAEWVRRFGGSYDYMIVLDADSLMAGDTIVRLVHAMEANPAAALIQTQPVIVNARSLFSRLQQFAGRIYGPIIAAGNAWWHGPESNYWGHNAIIRVRAFAEEAGLPELRGRKPFGGHILSHDFVEAALMRRAGWAIYTAPALGGSFEEVPPSILDFAARDRRWCQGNLQHIAVLRARGLHWVSRVHLLTGIGSYITAPMWLIFLILGLLISLQAYFIRLEYFPKGFSLFPTWPQQDPVLAAWVFGATMGLLILPKLLAYLALISHREERVSFAESIRVLGGILSETLLAALIAPSMMIFQSNAVAEILFGRDAGWQVQRRGDGEVARREIYRKLAVPTLCGILMGLSAFAVSLPLLLWMSPVIVGLVLAVPLGLLTSRPSRPAGLFATPEDNHPPPIVRRANELAASARIEVTGALQQLRQNAELLEYHLDSLPHVSRPKFGQVDVALATARAKIEQCEKFDEAVRWLDKSEIRAVLNHATVLQRAFKLRTEG, from the coding sequence ATGGACACGTTGAAGAAATCACCCTCGCTGGTCCCGAGCGCTGTCGCAGATCGATTTCTGCCGCGCGAGAGCGCGCTTTCGATGGAGCCGTGCCGGCTCGATCGGCCAAAAGAGCCAAGGCGAAGGCCGGCTTCGCTGCAAGCCGCACTGCCGTTGCGCCGGCTCTTCATCTTTGCCGGCACCGCGTTGCTTACGGCAGCAGGCGGCTACCAAATGTACGGGGTGGTGAAGGTCGGCGGTGTGACCGTGCTGGAGGCGTTGCTGCTGGCTTTGTTCCTGGTGCTGCTTGCCTGGATCGCCTTTTCCTTCATGTCGGCCGTGGCCGGCTTTCTCGTGCTGCTGACCCGACGTCAGGGCGGCCTAGCTATCGATCGCGACGGTCCGCTTCCGGCCTTGTCATCGCGAACGGCCATGCTGTTACCGACATATAATGAAGATCCGCATCATGTGATGGCGCGGCTGCGCGCGATGTATGAATCAATCGCCGCTACCGGGCAGGACGCCCTGTTCGACTGGTTTCTGCTGAGCGACAGCACCGATCCGGACATCTGGATCTGCGAGGAGATGACGTTCATCGCGCTGCGTCGCGCCTGCGGCGCACAGCGGTTGTACTATCGACATCGATCCGACAACACAGCCCGTAAATCGGGCAACATCGCGGAGTGGGTCAGACGCTTCGGCGGTTCGTATGATTATATGATCGTGCTTGACGCCGACAGCCTAATGGCGGGCGACACGATCGTCCGCCTGGTCCATGCGATGGAAGCCAATCCTGCCGCCGCGCTGATCCAGACCCAGCCGGTCATCGTCAATGCGCGCAGCCTCTTCAGCCGGTTGCAGCAATTCGCCGGCCGCATCTACGGCCCGATCATCGCAGCCGGCAACGCATGGTGGCACGGCCCGGAAAGCAATTACTGGGGACACAACGCCATCATTCGCGTGCGCGCGTTCGCCGAGGAAGCTGGTCTGCCGGAGCTGCGCGGTCGCAAGCCTTTCGGCGGGCACATCCTGAGCCATGATTTCGTCGAAGCCGCCTTGATGCGGCGCGCGGGCTGGGCCATCTATACGGCGCCCGCGCTTGGCGGCAGCTTCGAGGAAGTGCCGCCCTCGATTCTGGATTTTGCCGCTAGGGACCGGCGGTGGTGCCAGGGCAACCTTCAGCACATCGCCGTGTTACGCGCGCGCGGCCTGCACTGGGTGTCGCGCGTTCATCTGCTCACAGGCATCGGCTCCTACATCACGGCGCCGATGTGGCTCATCTTTTTGATTCTCGGATTGTTGATTTCGCTGCAGGCCTACTTCATTCGGCTTGAATACTTCCCGAAGGGGTTCTCGCTGTTTCCGACCTGGCCGCAACAGGATCCCGTGCTGGCGGCATGGGTGTTCGGCGCTACGATGGGCTTGCTGATCTTGCCCAAGCTCCTGGCGTATCTGGCGCTGATCAGCCATCGGGAGGAACGCGTCTCCTTCGCCGAATCGATTCGTGTCCTTGGCGGCATCCTTTCCGAAACGCTCCTTGCGGCGCTGATTGCGCCATCCATGATGATTTTCCAATCGAATGCGGTCGCGGAAATCCTATTTGGTCGGGACGCGGGATGGCAGGTGCAGCGCCGCGGGGATGGTGAGGTTGCCCGGCGCGAGATCTATCGCAAACTTGCTGTACCAACGTTATGCGGAATTCTGATGGGGTTGAGTGCGTTTGCCGTGTCGCTTCCCCTCCTCCTATGGATGTCACCGGTGATCGTCGGTTTGGTGCTTGCAGTCCCGCTGGGATTGTTGACGTCACGACCATCGCGACCGGCCGGGTTGTTCGCAACGCCGGAAGACAATCATCCGCCCCCGATCGTAAGGCGCGCCAACGAACTCGCTGCATCCGCGCGCATTGAAGTGACAGGAGCGCTGCAGCAACTTCGACAAAATGCCGAATTGCTCGAATATCATCTGGATTCGCTGCCGCATGTGAGCCGCCCCAAGTTCGGACAGGTCGACGTGGCTCTTGCGACGGCACGCGCCAAGATCGAGCAATGCGAGAAGTTTGACGAAGCGGTCAGATGGCTCGACAAATCGGAAATCCGCGCTGTGCTCAACCATGCCACGGTCCTCCAACGTGCCTTCAAATTGCGTACCGAGGGCTGA
- a CDS encoding C40 family peptidase, producing MLDPRMTPARSDLAAKYLEGKVQADRFVTGEEFEVVAPIAPVREQPSSNAMLMTEALRGERVTVYDRNGEGWAWGQLAGDGYVGWLPDAALMKPAAAPTHKVSALRTLAFPGPSIKLPPTEALALGSKLTIAREDGTFAVTREGTFLPKTHLAPLDHREPDFVAVAERLVGTPYLWGGKSSLGIDCSGLVQVSLTSAGTGCPRDSDMQQAGLGRALEPHERDRLQRGDLIFWKGHVAIVRDGSTMVHANAHHMATVIEPIEPAIARIKQAGSEVVAIKRL from the coding sequence ATGCTTGATCCGCGAATGACGCCGGCGCGCAGCGACCTCGCAGCGAAATATCTCGAAGGCAAGGTGCAGGCCGATCGCTTCGTCACCGGCGAGGAATTCGAGGTCGTAGCGCCGATCGCGCCGGTGCGCGAACAGCCGTCATCGAACGCGATGCTGATGACCGAGGCATTGCGCGGCGAGCGCGTGACGGTCTACGACCGCAACGGCGAGGGCTGGGCCTGGGGCCAACTCGCCGGCGATGGCTATGTCGGCTGGCTGCCCGACGCGGCGCTGATGAAACCGGCCGCCGCGCCAACGCACAAGGTGAGCGCGCTACGGACGCTCGCCTTCCCCGGTCCCTCGATCAAGCTGCCGCCAACCGAGGCGCTGGCGCTGGGATCGAAGCTCACGATCGCGCGCGAGGACGGCACTTTCGCCGTGACGCGCGAGGGTACGTTCCTGCCGAAGACCCATCTCGCGCCACTCGACCATCGCGAGCCGGACTTCGTCGCCGTCGCCGAGCGCTTGGTCGGCACGCCCTATCTCTGGGGCGGCAAGAGCAGCCTCGGCATCGACTGCTCCGGCCTCGTCCAGGTCTCGCTGACATCAGCCGGCACCGGCTGCCCGCGCGACAGCGACATGCAGCAGGCCGGCCTTGGTCGCGCGCTGGAGCCGCATGAGCGAGACAGGCTACAGCGCGGCGATCTGATCTTCTGGAAGGGCCATGTCGCGATCGTGCGCGACGGCAGCACGATGGTTCACGCCAACGCGCATCACATGGCAACGGTGATCGAGCCAATCGAGCCGGCCATTGCGCGGATCAAGCAGGCCGGCAGCGAGGTCGTTGCGATCAAGCGGCTCTAA
- a CDS encoding leucyl aminopeptidase family protein, with amino-acid sequence MPSVFETSATAIPIIFVTKSSWEAVRETLPPAQRQFATASAFTAKPGGYLALPAPDGTIAQVLFGLDDDGAGSRDPFRPGALPGLLPSGTYRFANAPHDTRLAALAFALGCYRFARYRKADRPDVRLVPPDGVDPVEINRMADAAMLARDLINTPSNDMGPEQLAAAAQELAAEFGASYACTVGEDLKTNFPLIHAVGMASSRAPRLIDLVWGDRSHPKVTLVGKGVCFDTGGLDLKPSSGMLIMKKDMGGAANVLALARMVMDAKLKVRLRVLIPAVENAVAGNAFRPLDIFTSRKGITVEIGNTDAEGRLVLADALALADEETPELLIDLGTLTGAARVALGPDLPPFYTNDETLAADVARCAAKENDPLWRMPLWPPYDTWLDSKTATITNAPSGGFAGSITCALFLQRFVEQARSWLHVDIYGWTPSAKPARPEGGECQAARAIYKVLSERYA; translated from the coding sequence ATGCCTTCCGTCTTCGAGACGTCTGCGACTGCCATCCCGATCATCTTCGTCACAAAGTCGAGCTGGGAGGCCGTGCGCGAGACGCTGCCGCCGGCGCAACGCCAGTTCGCCACCGCGAGCGCCTTCACCGCCAAGCCGGGCGGATATCTCGCGCTGCCCGCGCCCGACGGCACGATCGCGCAAGTGCTGTTCGGCCTCGATGACGACGGCGCCGGTTCGCGCGATCCGTTCCGGCCGGGCGCACTGCCCGGCCTGCTGCCATCAGGCACCTATCGCTTTGCCAATGCACCTCACGATACGCGGCTGGCGGCGCTTGCCTTTGCACTTGGGTGCTACCGCTTCGCCCGTTACCGCAAGGCTGACCGGCCCGATGTCCGGCTGGTACCGCCGGACGGCGTCGATCCCGTCGAGATCAACCGTATGGCGGATGCCGCGATGCTGGCGCGCGATCTCATCAACACGCCGTCCAACGACATGGGGCCGGAGCAGCTGGCCGCAGCCGCGCAAGAGCTCGCGGCCGAATTCGGCGCGAGCTATGCCTGCACCGTCGGCGAGGACCTGAAGACGAACTTTCCGCTGATCCATGCCGTCGGCATGGCTTCTAGCCGTGCGCCGCGGCTGATCGACCTCGTCTGGGGTGATCGTTCCCATCCCAAGGTGACGCTGGTCGGCAAGGGCGTCTGCTTCGATACCGGCGGGCTCGATCTGAAGCCGTCGAGCGGTATGCTGATCATGAAGAAGGACATGGGCGGCGCCGCCAACGTCCTGGCGCTGGCACGCATGGTGATGGATGCGAAGCTGAAGGTGCGGTTGCGCGTGCTGATCCCGGCCGTGGAGAACGCGGTCGCCGGCAACGCCTTCCGCCCGCTCGACATCTTCACCTCGCGCAAGGGCATCACCGTCGAGATCGGCAACACCGACGCGGAGGGCCGCCTGGTGCTCGCCGACGCACTGGCGCTGGCCGACGAGGAGACGCCCGAGCTGCTGATCGACCTGGGCACGCTGACCGGCGCCGCGCGCGTCGCGCTGGGACCGGATTTACCGCCTTTTTACACCAATGATGAGACGCTGGCCGCCGACGTCGCGCGCTGCGCGGCGAAGGAGAATGATCCGTTGTGGCGCATGCCGCTGTGGCCGCCTTACGATACGTGGCTGGATTCCAAGACCGCCACCATCACCAACGCACCTTCAGGCGGCTTTGCCGGCTCGATCACCTGTGCGCTGTTCCTGCAGCGCTTCGTCGAACAGGCCAGGAGCTGGCTGCATGTCGACATCTATGGCTGGACGCCATCGGCGAAGCCGGCGCGGCCCGAGGGCGGCGAATGCCAAGCCGCCCGCGCCATCTACAAGGTGCTGAGCGAGCGCTATGCTTGA
- a CDS encoding tetratricopeptide repeat protein has protein sequence MRQRFRPARLFASASLIALAAASLGGCTAISKLSDVTGSIGSKAEAAPVDPARAVEVYGERYRANPKDPDTALAYGQALRANGQRAQAAAVLEQATIANPGNKPLLAQYGRALADNGNFQQAFDVLSKAHSPDNPDWRLLSVQGTALDQMGRHDEARAYYASALKIAPGDPGVLSNLGLSYMLSRDLPKAEEALRQAYASPRASARVRQNLGLVVGLQGRFAEAETIVKADLPPDQAAANVAYLKDMLNRNDAPRRAPKRTPVASLSQSD, from the coding sequence ATGCGTCAACGCTTCCGTCCCGCCCGGCTTTTTGCCTCCGCCTCGCTGATTGCGCTGGCGGCCGCCAGCCTCGGCGGCTGCACGGCAATCTCAAAGCTCTCCGACGTCACCGGCTCGATCGGGTCGAAGGCGGAAGCCGCGCCGGTCGATCCGGCGCGCGCTGTCGAGGTCTATGGCGAACGCTACCGCGCCAATCCCAAGGATCCTGACACGGCACTGGCCTATGGCCAGGCCCTGCGCGCCAACGGCCAACGTGCCCAGGCTGCCGCCGTACTGGAACAGGCGACCATCGCGAATCCCGGCAACAAGCCGTTGCTAGCCCAATACGGCCGCGCGCTCGCCGACAACGGTAATTTCCAGCAAGCCTTCGACGTGCTGTCGAAGGCGCATTCGCCGGATAATCCGGACTGGCGCCTGCTCTCGGTCCAGGGCACCGCGCTCGACCAGATGGGGCGCCACGACGAGGCGCGCGCTTATTATGCCAGTGCGCTGAAGATCGCGCCGGGCGACCCCGGCGTGCTCTCCAATCTCGGCCTGTCCTACATGCTGTCGCGGGACCTGCCCAAGGCGGAAGAGGCGCTGCGGCAGGCCTACGCCTCGCCGCGTGCGAGCGCCCGGGTGCGGCAGAATCTCGGCCTGGTGGTCGGCCTCCAGGGCCGCTTCGCTGAAGCCGAGACCATCGTGAAGGCGGACCTGCCGCCGGACCAAGCCGCGGCCAATGTTGCGTATCTCAAGGACATGCTGAACCGCAACGACGCTCCGCGCCGCGCGCCGAAGCGGACGCCGGTCGCTTCCCTTAGCCAGTCCGACTGA
- a CDS encoding type II secretion system F family protein has protein sequence MVDLLVTKLHDVHFMTMLLAAIAASATVYTLVMPLFAGEGLSKRMKAVASERERIRQRERERLNKTEKVSLRQTPKQLVSKVVEDFNLTKWLAQEAARDKLIMAGYRGQAPYVTFLFARMVAPLVLFVGSVLYVFLIAHMDRPMPIKIGICVGAAYLGLQAPMLFLRNAISKRQLSIKRAFPDALDLLLICIESGMSVEMAFRKVATEIVGQSIALSEEFTLTTAELSYLQDRKVAYENLAKRTGLEGVKSVCLALQQAERYGTPLGQSLRVMAQENRDMRMNEAEKKAAALPPKLTVPMILFFLPVLFVVILGPTGIKISELH, from the coding sequence ATGGTTGATTTGCTCGTCACGAAACTGCACGACGTCCACTTCATGACCATGTTGCTGGCGGCCATCGCCGCCAGCGCCACCGTCTATACGCTGGTGATGCCGCTGTTTGCCGGCGAGGGCCTTTCCAAGCGCATGAAGGCGGTGGCAAGCGAGCGCGAGCGGATCCGGCAGCGCGAGCGCGAACGCCTCAACAAGACCGAGAAGGTCTCGCTGCGCCAGACGCCCAAGCAGCTGGTCTCCAAGGTCGTCGAGGATTTCAACCTCACCAAATGGCTGGCGCAGGAAGCCGCGCGCGACAAGCTGATCATGGCGGGCTATCGCGGCCAGGCGCCTTACGTCACGTTCCTGTTCGCCCGCATGGTGGCTCCGCTCGTACTGTTCGTCGGCTCGGTCCTGTATGTGTTCCTGATCGCCCATATGGACCGCCCGATGCCGATCAAGATCGGCATCTGCGTCGGCGCGGCCTATCTCGGCCTTCAGGCGCCGATGCTGTTCCTGAGGAACGCGATCTCGAAACGCCAGCTCTCGATCAAGCGCGCCTTTCCCGACGCGCTCGACCTGCTGCTGATCTGCATCGAATCCGGCATGTCGGTGGAAATGGCCTTCCGCAAGGTCGCGACCGAAATCGTGGGCCAGTCGATCGCGCTGTCGGAGGAGTTCACCCTCACCACCGCCGAGCTGTCCTATTTGCAGGACCGCAAAGTGGCGTACGAGAACCTGGCGAAGCGCACCGGTCTCGAAGGCGTCAAATCGGTGTGTCTGGCGCTTCAGCAGGCCGAACGCTACGGCACTCCGCTCGGCCAGTCGCTGCGCGTGATGGCGCAGGAAAATCGCGACATGCGCATGAACGAGGCCGAGAAGAAGGCCGCCGCCCTGCCGCCGAAGCTGACGGTGCCGATGATCCTGTTCTTCCTGCCGGTGCTGTTCGTCGTCATTCTCGGACCGACCGGCATCAAGATCTCCGAGCTGCACTGA
- a CDS encoding type II secretion system F family protein has translation MNIQVLALAFLATAAVGGIAWVFLYPLLSGERKAEGRRASIARADAPSTKQAEKSQRSRREQVESSLKDLEARRMREKSVPLHIRLSQAGLDWTPQKFWIVSGVVAGVFFFGALFGGGGLIGAAGLAFAGGLGLPRWALGFLKKRRENKFLAALPDAVDIIVRGIKAGLPLFESIKVVAADSPEPLRSEFLAIIETQAIGMPLGEACSRLYDRMPLPEANFFGIVVSIQQKSGGNLSEALGNLSKVLRDRKKMKEKIQAMSMEAKASAGIIGSLPPIVMFLVYLTTPGYISMLWTHPTGQLMLVGCVVWMSIGIMVMKKMINFDF, from the coding sequence ATGAACATTCAGGTCCTCGCCCTTGCCTTCCTTGCCACCGCCGCTGTCGGCGGCATCGCCTGGGTCTTCCTTTATCCACTCCTGTCCGGGGAGCGAAAGGCGGAAGGCCGACGCGCCTCGATTGCGCGCGCCGACGCGCCCTCGACCAAACAGGCCGAGAAGAGCCAGCGATCGCGCCGCGAGCAGGTCGAGAGCTCGCTCAAGGACCTCGAGGCGAGGCGTATGCGGGAGAAGAGCGTTCCGCTTCATATTCGCCTGTCGCAAGCCGGGCTCGACTGGACGCCGCAGAAATTCTGGATCGTGTCCGGTGTCGTGGCCGGCGTCTTTTTCTTCGGCGCGCTGTTCGGCGGCGGCGGCCTGATCGGCGCTGCCGGTCTCGCCTTTGCCGGTGGCCTCGGCCTGCCGCGCTGGGCGCTAGGCTTCCTGAAGAAGCGTCGCGAGAACAAGTTTCTGGCAGCCCTGCCCGATGCCGTCGATATCATCGTTCGCGGCATCAAGGCAGGCCTGCCGCTGTTCGAGTCGATCAAGGTCGTCGCGGCCGATTCGCCGGAGCCGCTGCGCAGCGAGTTCCTGGCCATCATCGAGACGCAGGCGATCGGCATGCCGCTCGGCGAGGCCTGCTCGCGGCTCTATGATCGCATGCCGCTGCCGGAGGCCAATTTCTTCGGCATCGTGGTGTCGATTCAGCAGAAGTCGGGCGGCAACCTCTCCGAAGCGCTGGGCAATCTCTCCAAGGTGCTGCGCGACCGCAAGAAGATGAAGGAAAAGATCCAGGCGATGTCGATGGAAGCCAAGGCTTCGGCCGGCATCATCGGCTCGCTGCCGCCGATCGTGATGTTCCTCGTCTATCTCACGACGCCCGGCTACATCTCCATGCTGTGGACCCATCCTACCGGCCAGCTCATGCTGGTCGGCTGCGTCGTCTGGATGTCGATCGGCATCATGGTGATGAAGAAGATGATCAACTTCGATTTTTGA
- a CDS encoding CpaF family protein, which yields MFGKRSGTDTDLRAPKPGAVSPEPAPAPAPTVSRASPPPAVASPPLAPSRPVPAMESRRSDNYYEVKATIFGALIEAIDLAQLAKLDSESAREEIRDIVNEIIAIKNIVMSIAEQEELLDDICNDVLGYGPLEPLLARDDIADIMVNGAGTVFIEVNGKIQRTGIRFRDNQQLLNICQRIVSQVGRRVDESSPICDARLADGSRVNAIVPPLAIDGPALTIRKFKKDKLTLDQLVKFGAISPEGAEILQIIGRVRCNVLISGGTGSGKTTLLNCLTNYIEHDERVITCEDAAELQLQQPHVVRLETRPPNIEGEGQVTMRELVRNCLRMRPERIIVGEVRGPEAFDLLQAMNTGHDGSMGTLHANNPREALSRCESMITMGGFSLPSRTIREMICASIDVIVQAARLRDGSRRITHITEVMGMEGDTIITQDIFLYDLIGEDANGKIIGKHRSTGIGRPKFWERARYYGEEKRLAAALDAAESAPKT from the coding sequence GTGTTCGGTAAGCGTAGCGGAACAGACACCGACCTTCGGGCTCCCAAGCCCGGCGCCGTGTCGCCAGAGCCTGCCCCGGCTCCGGCGCCAACGGTGTCGCGCGCGTCCCCCCCGCCGGCCGTAGCTTCCCCGCCGCTCGCCCCCTCTCGGCCCGTCCCGGCCATGGAGAGCCGCCGATCGGACAATTATTATGAGGTCAAGGCGACCATCTTCGGCGCGCTGATCGAGGCCATCGACCTTGCCCAGCTCGCCAAGCTCGATTCGGAGTCCGCGCGCGAAGAAATCCGCGACATCGTCAACGAGATCATCGCGATCAAGAACATCGTGATGTCGATCGCCGAGCAGGAAGAGCTGCTCGATGACATCTGCAACGACGTGCTCGGCTACGGACCGCTCGAGCCGCTGCTCGCCCGCGACGACATCGCCGACATCATGGTGAACGGGGCCGGCACGGTCTTCATCGAAGTCAACGGCAAGATCCAGCGCACCGGGATCCGCTTCCGCGACAATCAGCAGCTCCTCAACATCTGCCAGCGCATCGTCAGCCAGGTCGGCCGCCGCGTCGACGAATCCTCGCCGATCTGCGACGCGCGCCTGGCCGACGGCTCGCGCGTCAACGCCATCGTGCCGCCGCTCGCGATCGATGGTCCCGCGCTCACCATCCGCAAATTCAAGAAGGACAAGCTGACGCTGGATCAGCTGGTCAAATTCGGCGCGATCTCGCCCGAAGGCGCGGAGATTCTCCAGATCATCGGGCGCGTCCGCTGCAACGTGCTGATCTCCGGCGGCACCGGCTCGGGCAAGACCACGCTGCTCAACTGTCTGACGAACTATATCGAGCACGACGAGCGCGTCATCACCTGCGAGGACGCGGCCGAACTCCAACTGCAGCAGCCCCACGTGGTGCGCCTCGAAACCCGGCCGCCCAACATCGAAGGCGAAGGCCAGGTGACGATGCGCGAGCTGGTGCGCAACTGCCTGCGTATGCGCCCCGAACGCATCATCGTCGGCGAAGTCCGCGGCCCCGAGGCATTCGACCTGCTCCAGGCCATGAACACCGGCCATGACGGCTCGATGGGAACGCTGCACGCCAACAACCCGCGCGAAGCGCTGTCGCGCTGCGAATCCATGATCACGATGGGCGGCTTCTCGCTGCCCTCGCGCACCATTCGCGAGATGATCTGTGCCTCGATCGACGTCATCGTCCAGGCCGCGCGTCTGCGCGACGGTTCGCGCCGCATCACCCACATCACCGAGGTGATGGGCATGGAAGGCGACACCATCATCACCCAGGACATCTTCCTCTACGATCTGATCGGCGAGGACGCCAACGGCAAGATTATCGGCAAGCACCGCTCGACCGGCATCGGCCGCCCGAAATTCTGGGAACGCGCGCGCTATTACGGCGAAGAGAAACGCCTTGCCGCGGCGCTCGACGCCGCGGAATCGGCACCGAAGACGTGA